A single region of the Vanacampus margaritifer isolate UIUO_Vmar chromosome 13, RoL_Vmar_1.0, whole genome shotgun sequence genome encodes:
- the LOC144062327 gene encoding uncharacterized protein LOC144062327 → MIDSSCYRVKMCKVKMLKTLVKQRLNVAVEEIFELFERTIAEYEEEFGRARDKNERQQREPSDTVLKPQVPSHQADVQQVLVESQEEEPAEPACIKEEEEDMWSSQDGERLQALEEEADVNTFALTGVHLKSEFHKSRSPRPRHSRKQKNRGGRLTREPDGEHSQAGNFAPPTDVDDMMSLTSDSDLSDHPKKPLKTPKNPKGPITRHDNNKQFICSECGKIFLHRGTLNRHMRTHTGEKPFSCAVCTKKFSTNSDIKIHMRTHTGEKPFACSFCPQRFPIKSNMKIHVRVKHTGEKPFTCSVCPQRFARKSAMKLHVQVKHAGLKPFNCTLCPKRFSSNKNVMIHMRTHTGEKAFSCNVCAQRFSYKYQLDKHRCGVVDADAMSPNIQTW, encoded by the exons ATGATAGATAGTTCGTGTTATCGTGTGAAAATGTGTAAAGTTAAAATGCTGAAAACGTTGGTGAAGCAGCGACTAAACGTGGCTGTCGAGGAGATTTTTGAACTGTTTGAGAGGACCATAGCGGAGTACGAGGAGGAATTTGGTCGAGCCAGAGATAAAAATGAGCGGCAACAACGCGAACCATCGGACACTGTTCTTAAGCCTCAAGTTCCATCACACCAAGCAG ATGTGCAGCAGGTGTTAGTGGAGAGTCAAGAAGAGGAGCCAGCAGAGCCTGCCtgcattaaagaggaagaggaggacatGTGGAGCAGTCAAGATGGGGAGCGGCTTCAAGCGTTGGAGGAGGAGGCTGATGTCAACACGTTTGCACTCACCGGTGTCCATCTGAAGAGTGAATTCCACAAAAGTCGGTCCCCACGGCCTCGTCACAGTCGAAAACAGAAGAACCGAGGCGGTAGACTCACAAGAGAACCCGATGGAGAACACTCGCAAGCAGGCAACTTTGCTCCACCAACAGACGTGGATGACATGATGTCACTCACGTCAGACTCTGATCTCAGCGACCACCCAAAAAAACCTCTGAAGACTCCTAAAAACCCCAAAGGACCTATCACGCGTCACGATAACAACAAACAGTTCATCTGCTCCGAATGTGGGAAAATTTTCCTCCACAGGGGAACTTTGAACAGACACATGAGGAcgcacaccggagagaaacCGTTCAGCTGCGCGGTTTGCACTAAAAAATTCTCCACAAACTCCGATATCAAGATacacatgcgcacgcacaccGGGGAGAAACCCTTTGCATGTTCCTTCTGTCCTCAACGATTCCCCATCAAGTCCAACATGAAGATACACGTCCGCGTCAAACACACAGGCGAGAAGCCCTTCACCTGCTCCGTTTGCCCTCAGAGATTCGCCCGCAAGTCAGCCATGAAGCTCCACGTGCAGGTCAAGCACGCGGGCCTCAAGCCCTTCAACTGCACGCTTTGTCCCAAAAGGTTTTCCAGTAACAAGAACGTGATGATACACATGAGGACGCACACCGGGGAGAAGGCCTTCAGTTGCAACGTGTGCGCTCAGAGGTTCTCCTACAAGTATCAGCTGGACAAACATCGGTGCGGCGTCGTGGATGCGGACGCCATGTCTCCAAACATTCAAACGTGGTGA